Proteins from a genomic interval of Colletes latitarsis isolate SP2378_abdomen chromosome 3, iyColLati1, whole genome shotgun sequence:
- the LOC143340731 gene encoding LOW QUALITY PROTEIN: uncharacterized protein LOC143340731 (The sequence of the model RefSeq protein was modified relative to this genomic sequence to represent the inferred CDS: deleted 1 base in 1 codon; substituted 1 base at 1 genomic stop codon) gives MSTSAFVGNSDGLVTGLCPAPPPPPPPPPAPGQVPAMRINTVEAPGIRRPQIANNDAYEPPAAIQNAMLTKDKKPFTYTPGMGGKLDLSQIRSPRMARRVAKNANDEGIEGPPKSALEPKPTPAANAGANLFVQPQVAIPVFPTNIPPQPSAVRTPPTPTANRIPSIVPAPEKQPESVKPAAKAETKATPVVTIPVQPSSPESPSTPTQVTLAKAPTPWLQNKNKPQEELPEWAKRSSKQSSSPDSPTSPPVYASVQQTQQQPSSPPQWQQTQQKQQPIQQRPVSQQPQQYQYQQQQQPQQFGQQQQQKRPFSSPAGTQQNNQERVIPIRIEDRPSVFDAKHEQGHHQFKQPSPHHQQRWGQPQVQNQVQNQVQQQPIPSTGGSFIIPIMVEGSDKKLTGVPASNVVYSQPMVKNNGPNVENQTVKVIQQRGPPPALQSDSGPVQSRSFRVLQKITDTDAPNDVDSEQIRKLQLSEDDRIFVNKIKEQIDNDTSLHHEENPRYRGAAIPSRAFRFLQNMTDSSDVLVPPTTPRPPSAINKRQNRNSKNFEEMQANLPPSEQQVLEPKKYMGSAIPSRSFRILQAMTAPESVATQENRQADYTCQTENNVPGNQQGVFLPPCPSFWSPEGGWWGYYPLPCPGVANDSYPCHADNTAYIYFPIYNQNYTGYPPCDPTNTGKTTFAGVYPTCVVSAPPQSNNNCNQVANNELTANIPDNKSNETKVLKDTGVSNGLPRWARANSMSRTASTNSKDSDCTTAMNITDEEEIPETMIALETNGDVEKPNRLETKTNGSLNVAVPNYTYIDTSDSSDGTDSESQTDNESVVESSKSSSDNNAEETSSDDSDSDSYLAYSTGLNPHERNATRTKESCDDRHESSSSSERNVTDCDSDTEEQTERDSGKTDASAFPHQLSVIYEDVEHAESESPRPFEATDDPPDETDTTTVSVSLPLRFKFSVSENNEDVTTVIVGDSTIKPERPCVKDDARSTKNQDVSANFLVKNTSDEKRRAKNQRTMEAKAEKNEEPVVPHVNFTLRKIPTRLSRINVEETVETEFTIRSRKTEDDSSKERDSNVTEIEANDLEARDYNKNVLKPEVVVSECKWTAEPDRDANLQRKNRSRECNGEEEKTNRESKHLLSVQNSREETDDEDSGVTSDMSRMISEVDTDSECTSSKNIRKYQRTQTHSRLFKLLNEDSVLSENAEKTNDAAIGREYLSLPLKNGFSYDESYCSNYSSGLTSPDYSPVCEQSWRRLHEAENAGSLASQRVPDQNGDGFRHPPTRQERVAAKEDAYYQAWKTSKSPGVSNHDAVPSLAFKALESNRPPWAYKVPMQLITEQRRVQPXETWHC, from the exons ATGAGCACATCGGCGTTCGTGGG GAATTCGGACGGTCTAGTGACAG GACTTTGTCCCGCGCCACCTCCACCTCCCCCGCCGCCTCCAGCACCTGGTCAGGTGCCGGCAATGAGGATCAACACCGTCGAG GCGCCAGGGATAAGGAGGCCCCAGATCGCCAACAACGATGCCTACGAGCCACCGGCGGCCATTCAGAACGCTATGCTGACGAAAGATAAGAAACCGTTCACCTACACGCCGGGAATGGGCGGGAAGCTGGACCTTTCTCAGATCCGGAGCCCGCGAATGGCGCGCAGagtggcgaaaaacgcgaacgacgAGGGTATCGAAGGCCCCCCGAAATCGGCACTCGAGCCGAAACCGACGCCAGCGGCGAACGCTGGGGCTAATTTGTTCGTTCAGCCCCAAGTGGCGATCCCAGTCTTCCCGACCAATATTCCGCCCCAACCCTCTGCTGTCAGGACGCCCCCGACACCGACCGCCAACAGGATCCCCTCCATCG TTCCAGCACCGGAAAAGCAACCGGAGTCGGTGAAGCCAGCAGCCAAAGCAGAGACCAAAGCGACGCCCGTGGTGACGATTCCGGTTCAACCGAGCAGTCCCGAGAGCCCCAGCACGCCGACCCAGGTGACCCTGGCGAAGGCGCCAACGCCTTGGCTCCAGAACAAGAACAAACCGCAGGAGGAATTGCCTGAGTGGGCAAAACGTTCGAGCAAGCAGAGCTCGTCGCCGGATAGCCCCACGTCGCCGCCTGTTTACGCGTCGGTTCAGCAAACTCAACAACAACCGTCGTCGCCGCCTCAGTGGCAGCAGACTCAGCAGAAACAGCAACCTATTCAGCAGAGGCCGGTCTCTCAGCAGCCTCAGCAATACCAATaccagcaacaacagcagcctCAGCAGTTTGGTCAACAGCAACAACAGAAACGCCCGTTCTCCAGCCCTGCAGGCACTCAACAGAACAATCAAGAACGCGTGATACCGATTCGc ATCGAGGACAGACCGTCCGTGTTCGACGCGAAACACGAGCAGGGCCATCATCAGTTCAAGCAACCGAGTCCTCACCATCAACAGCGATGGGGACAGCCCCAGGTTCAGAATCAAGTCCAAAATCAAGTGCAACAGCAGCCTATACCGTCGACGGGTGGTAGCTTCATTATACCCATCATGGTCGAAGGCAGCGACAAGAAACTTACCGGGGTACCAGCCTCGAACGTCGTGTACTCTCAACCGATGGTCAAAAATAACGGACCGAACGTCGAGAATCAGACTGTGAAAGT AATACAGCAACGTGGGCCACCGCCAGCTCTACAGTCGGATTCGGGACCAGTCCAGTCTCGATCGTTCCGTGTTCTTCAAAAGATCACCGACACGGACGCGCCGAACGACGTCGATTCAGAACAGATTCGTAAACTACAGTTGTCGGAGGACGACAGGATCTTCGTGAACAAAATCAAGGAACAAA TCGACAACGACACTTCCCTCCACCACGAGGAGAATCCTCGATACCGCGGTGCAGCGATACCGTCCCGTGCTTTTCGCTTCTTGCAAAACATGACTGACTCCAGCGACGTCCTCGTCCCGCCTACGA CTCCACGGCCACCGTCCGCCATAAATAAGCGGCAGAACAGAAATTCAAAGAATTTTG AGGAAATGCAAGCGAACTTGCCGCCGAGCGAGCAACAGGTTCTGGAACCAAAGAAATACATGGGCAGCGCGATCCCGTCGAGATCGTTCAGGATATTGCAAGCAATGACGGCGCCGGAGAGTGTCG CCACGCAAGAAAATCGTCAAGCAGATTACACCTGCCAAACAGAGAATAACGTGCCGGGCAATCAGCAGGGTGTCTTCCTCCCTCCTTGTCCTTCATTTTGGAGTCCCGAGGGTGGCTGGTGGGGCTACTATCCTCTCCCTTGTCCCGGCGTCGCGAACGACTCCTATCCTTGTCACGCCGACAACACAGCCTACATTTACTTCCCGATATATAATCAGAATTACACAGGTTATCCGCCTTGCGATCCAACGAACACCGGGAAAACAACGTTCGCCGGTGTTTATCCGACGTGCGTTGTTTCCGCGCCTCCGCAAAGCAATAACAATTGCAATCAAGTGGCCAATAATGAACTGACAGCGAATATTCCGGATAACAAAAGCAACGAAACGAAAGTACTGAAGGACACGGGGGTTTCGAACGGTCTGCCCCGATGGGCCAGAGCGAACAGTATGTCCAGAACCGCGAGCACCAACAGCAAGGACAGCGACTGCACCACAGCGATGAACATAACCGACGAGGAGGAGATTCCAGAGACGATGATCGCATTGGAAACTAACGGGGACGTCGAGAAGCCGAATCGTTTGGAGACGAAGACTAACGGTAGCCTAAACGTCGCTGTGCCCAATTACACTTACATAGACACCAGCGACTCCAGCGACGGGACCGACTCGGAGTCACAGACCGACAACGAGTCCGTCGTCGAGTCGTCGAAGAGCAGCAGCGACAACAACGCCGAGGAAACGTCCTCCGACGACTCTGACTCCGATTCCTACCTGGCCTACTCCACCGGGTTGAATCCTCACGAGAGGAACGCGACCAGGACTAAGGAGTCCTGCGACGACAGACACGAGTCTTCGTCCTCGTCCGAGAGGAACGTCACCGACTGCGATTCCGACACGGAGGAGCAGACGGAACGCGACTCGGGGAAGACCGACGCGTCCGCGTTCCCTCATCAGCTGAGCGTCATCTACGAGGACGTGGAGCACGCAGAGTCGGAGAGTCCTCGGCCGTTCGAAGCTACTGACGATCCTCCCGACGAAACCGACACCACCACCGTCAGCGTCAGCCTACCCTTGAGGTTCAAGTTCTCCGTGTCGGAGAACAACGAGGACGTCACCACGGTGATCGTTGGAGATAGTACCATCAAGCCCGAGAGACCCTGTGTCAAAGACGATGCTCGAAGTACGAAGAACCAGGACGTATCGGCGAATTTTCTCGTGAAAAATACGTCCGATGAGAAACGCAGAGCGAAGAACCAGAGGACAATGGAGGCCAAGGCGGAGAAGAACGAGGAGCCGGTGGTGCCCCACGTGAACTTCACTCTGAGGAAGATACCGACCAGACTGAGCAGGATCAACGTGGAGGAGACGGTCGAGACGGAGTTTACGATCAGGTCGAGGAAAACGGAGGACGATTCGAGCAAAGAGAGGGACTCGAACGTTACGGAGATCGAGGCGAACGACTTGGAGGCTCGCGATTACAACAAGAACGTCCTGAAACCGGAAGTGGTGGTCTCGGAGTGCAAGTGGACCGCGGAGCCCGACAGAGACGCGAACCTACAACGGAAGAATAGGTCGCGAGAGTGCAACGGGGAGGAAGAGAAAACGAACAGAGAATCGAAGCATCTGCTGAGCGTGCAGAACTCGCGCGAGGAGACGGACGACGAGGACAGTGGCGTCACGTCcgacatgagtcggatgatctcCGAGGTGGACACCGACTCGGAGTGCACCTCGTCGAAGAACATCAGGAAGTACCAGAGGACCCAGACGCACTCCAGACTGTTCAAGCTGTTGAACGAGGACTCGGTGCTATCGGAGAACGCAGAGAAAACGAACGACGCGGCTATCGGTAGGGAGTACCTCAGCCTGCCTCTGAAGAACGGCTTCAGCTACGACGAGAGCTATTGTTCGAATTATTCCAGCGGCCTGACCTCGCCGGACTACTCGCCAGTCTGCGAGCAGTCCTGGCGGAGGCTCCACGAGGCGGAAAACGCCGGTTCGTTGGCGAGCCAAAGGGTGCCAGACCAGAACGGAGACGGATTCCGTCACCCTCCGACGCGACAGGAGCGCgtcgccgccaaggaggacgcctatTATCAGGCCTGGAAGACAAGCAAGTCCCCGGGTGTTTCCAATCACGACGCGGTCCCGTCACTGGCCTTCAAGGCCCTCGAGAGCAACAGACCACCGTGGGCCTACAAG
- the Ir8a gene encoding ionotropic receptor 8a: MSETTVIASLLILASIFGSSFCQTPMAMLIVVEEPDTPFLSILNDAIPQTEKNFGADIITVHISTVTVDRANVIASFEKVCAALFKGISIILDLTWTGWEKLRNVADENGIIYKRGDCQINSYVQAIDDLLMLKNATDVGLIFEDERELNQSLYYLIGNSIIRLVVIDEFTDKTVSKIRSMRPSPSYYAIYASTAKMEELFRTAVQGGLVKRNGIWNLVFTDNNYKDFKYLNSDLHLNISVTVLSMRSDVCCRLIGEPSCNCPPDAQIFPHYFRRLLGLLVSLMSDLQKSGINVEPKSIRCNSPNATQTFSNHTSETFNKNLIARLGGNDTFDYWSDKGLITYKAEIDVEIMKNGVLEPLATWTRRSKIKEVEGKKIEPAKKFFRIGTVPAIPWVMPKVDAAGKVMKDENGKELWNGYCIDFIKKLAEDMQFDYDLIVPEDRQFGKKLANGQWNGLIGDLAKGETDIVVAALTMTSEREEVIDFVAPYFEQSGILIVIRKPVRKPSLFKFMTVLKIEVWLSIVGALTLTGIMIWILDKYSPYSARNNKRLYPYPCRDFTLKESFWFALTSFTPQGGGEAPKALSSRTLVAAYWLFVVLMLATFTANLAAFLTVERMQTPVQSLEQLARQSRINYTVLANSSVHQYFMNMKNAEDKLYTVWKEITLNSTSDQVEYRVWDYPIKEQYGHILQAITQVGPVASAEEGFRKVIESENSEFAFIHDSSAIKYEVTRNCNLTEVGEVFAEQPYAIAVQQGSHLQEEISRRILDLQKDRYFETLTSKYWNQSLKAQCLDSDDNEGITLESLGGVFIATLFGLALAMITLAGEVLYYRKRSDSQKDKRKEKKKPNSVENEKVMLQKMASKLQLKPAPTNPFFEKSTNPLRVSHISVYPRNFTFKE, translated from the exons ATGTCAGAGACGACGGTGATCGCGAGTCTGTTGATCCTCGCCTCGATCTTCGGTTCATCCTTCTGTCAAACGCCGATGGCCATGC TGATCGTGGTCGAGGAACCAGACACGCCGTTTCTGAGCATTCTGAACGACGCTATACCCCAAACGGAAAAGAATTTCGGCGCAGACATCATCACTGTTCACATTTCTACGGTCACAGTGGACAGAGCAAACGTGATTGCCAGTTTCGAAAAAG TATGTGCTGCCTTATTTAAGGGAATCAGTATCATACTCGATCTGACTTGGACGGGTTGGGAGAAGCTTCGAAACGTAGCCGACGAGAACGGAATAATATACAAACGCGGGGATTGCCAGATAAATTCGTACGTGCAGGCGATCGATGATCTTTTGATGTTGAAGAACGCGACGGACGTGGGACTGATCTTCGAAGATGAAAGGG AGCTCAATCAGAGTTTGTACTATTTGATCGGGAACTCGATTATACGGTTGGTCGTGATCGACGAGTTCACGGACAAAACAGTGTCCAAGATACGCAGCATGAGACCGTCGCCATCTTATTACGCGATTTATGCCAGCACCGCGAAGATGGAGGAACTCTTCAGAACG GCTGTTCAGGGAGGCTTGGTCAAGAGGAACGGAATATGGAACCTGGTGTTCACCGACAACAATTACAAGGACTTCAAGTACCTAAACAGCGATTTACATTTAAACATTTCGGTGACCGTTCTATCGATGCGATCGGACGTTTGTTGTCGGTTGATCGGCGAACCATCTTGCAATTGTCCCCCCGatgcacaa ATATTCCCCCACTACTTTAGACGATTATTAGGCCTGTTAGTGAGCTTGATGAGCGACCTTCAGAAATCAGGGATCAACGTGGAGCCTAAATCTATTCGGTGCAATTCGCCAAACGCTACTCAAACATTTTCAAATCACACATCCGAGACGTTCAACAAAAACTTGATAGCA AGATTAGGAGGCAACGATACTTTCGACTACTGGTCTGACAAAGGACTGATCACGTATAAAGCGGAAATTGACGTGGAGATTATGAAAAATGGAGTTTTGGAGCCACTGGCCACCTGGACCAGACGCAGCAAGATAAAGGAGGTCGAGGGAAAGAAGATAGAGCCTGCAAAGAAGTTCTTTCGAATCGGAACTGTGCCT GCAATTCCTTGGGTGATGCCCAAAGTAGACGCAGCTGGAAAAGTAATGAAGGACGAAAACGGGAAAGAATTATGGAATGGCTACTGCATAGACTTCATAAAGAAGCTAGCCGAGGACATGCAATTCGATTACGATCTCATCGTGCCGGAAGATCGGCAATTCGGGAAAAAATTGGCCAATGGACAGTGGAATGGTTTGATCGGTGATCTCGCGAAAGGA GAAACTGACATCGTGGTTGCAGCACTGACAATGACATCAGAGCGCGAGGAGGTCATCGATTTTGTTGCCCCTTACTTCGAGCAGTCTGGTATACTTATTG TGATTAGAAAGCCTGTCCGCAAACCGTCATTGTTCAAATTCATGACGGTCCTCAAAATCGAAGTGTGGCTGAGCATCGTGGGAGCACTGACACTGACAGGAATCATGATTTGGATATTGGACAAGTATTCCCCGTACAGCGCAAGGAACAACAAACGCCTCTATCCATATCCTTGTCG AGATTTCACGTTGAAGGAGAGCTTCTGGTTCGCCCTGACCTCGTTCACGCCTCAAGGAGGAGGCGAAGCACCCAAAGCTCTGTCGAGCAGAACCCTCGTAGCTGCTTATTGGCTATTCGTTGTTCTGATGCTTGCCACGTTCACTGCAAATCTGGCAGCGTTTCTCACAGTGGAAAGAATGCAG ACACCCGTGCAATCCCTGGAGCAACTGGCGAGACAGTCGCGAATAAATTACACCGTTCTGGCCAATTCCAGCGTCCACCAGTACTTCATGAACATGAAAAACGCGGAGGACAAGCTGTACAC CGTGTGGAAGGAGATCACGCTGAACAGCACGAGCGACCAGGTGGAGTACAGAGTTTGGGATTACCCTATCAAAGAACAATACGGCCACATATTGCAGGCGATCACGCAAGTTGGGCCCGTGGCGAGCGCCGAGGAAGGCTTTCGAAAG GTGATAGAAAGCGAGAACTCAGAATTCGCTTTCATCCACGACTCGTCGGCGATAAAGTATGAAGTAACTAGGAACTGCAATCTGACGGAGGTCGGCGAGGTGTTCGCCGAGCAACCTTACGCAATCGCCGTACAACAAGGAAGTCACCTGCAGGAGGAAATAAGCAGAAG AATCCTCGATCTACAAAAGGATAGGTACTTCGAGACTCTGACGTCCAAATACTGGAACCAGTCTCTGAAGGCCCAGTGCCTGGACTCTGACGACAACGAGGGAATCACGCTGGAAAGTTTGG GCGGAGTGTTCATAGCAACCCTGTTTGGGCTGGCTTTGGCTATGATCACCCTGGCCGGCGAGGTCCTTTATTATCGCAAACGCAGCGACTCGCAGAAGGACAaacgaaaagagaaaaagaaaccgAACAGCGTCGAGAACGAGAAGGTGATGCTACAGAAGATGGCGTCGAAGCTGCAGCTGAAACCcgcccccactaatccgtttttCGAAAAAAGTACGAACCCCCTTCGCGTTTCTCATATCTCGGTGTATCCGCGCAACTTTACCTTCAAAGAGTGA
- the LOC143340623 gene encoding uncharacterized protein LOC143340623 has product MAASKVCLVLAILCASTNARFNQESFKSPADRNYPWIRQDFGPSEDSPSFSRFSELKKRQSAVDSTEPFHESKEWFVTKKIPRENKSFKKLVSPFYTITENDAKKYKDIALKSGLPYCQKIKTKRSDSNAKDSMVCYKCKNPKNGSTYEQCVYVSQPITDSSDLDDVVATPSGFRSKRSNSGEEFSRFKSSDNYRDHGSPYRFNEKLFSDATDDVPAEYKNKDERCEKVVKDSMVCMVCKDMKSNGKYEQCSYVRQPNEKKYTYSKSSSYKNPERRASKEDEDFESKPVRERSDLESEKPDRGSHEESKESNCKQVEKDSKTCTVCKDPDTGANYEKCSYTYQPDDKVYKFSSSKSIGSPRSSKDSPSYEGKSSEKLERDDEYRSDYSIPESYYEKRQSPGSSSYFKDDEPSSDSESFDYEKSRSESEKIAKSMEPSNCKEVQKDSMTCKVCKDPKTGSNSEQCSYRYQPTDKSFSYTKSKSFGTPTKAEDRSYDGSENKESSEPKSSFEERAYESKPEAKQEFTTKSAPKKVEADFYDAFKKKAEIQKVLQEFQKEDRSNCKKLMRDKMTCYQCVDEKGFHKEECAFVTADEPGEDKAEYAESKEVQVEPVKKSRSMLIEKRMDNVPLDADASASENVYSKRELPGTKNSEEDEAKEAEAYEYVAETRPVFDKVLGLTLPAYMLSTSDHEEEFDRIVSSSRF; this is encoded by the exons ATGGCCGCTTCTAAG GTGTGTCTCGTGCTGGCTATCTTGTGCGCCTCGACAAACGCAAGGTTCAATCAAGAAAGCTTCAAATCACCTGCCGATCGTAACTATCCATGGATTCGCCAGGACTTCGGTCCCTCCGAGGATTCGCCATCTTTCAGTCGTTTCTCAGAATTGAAAAAGAGACAGTCAGCCGTCGATTCCACCGAGCCTTTCCACGAATCGAAGGAATGGTTCGTCACTAAGAAGATACCCAGAGAGAACAAGAGCTTCAAGAAATTGGTGTCTCCGTTTTACACAATCACGGAGAACGACGCCAAGAAGTACAAAGACATCGCGCTGAAGTCTGGCTTGCCCTATTGTCAGAAGATAAAAACCAAACGGTCCGACAGCAACGCGAAGGACAGCATGGTTTGCTACAAATGCAAGAACCCTAAGAACGGATCCACCTACGAACAATGCGTCTATGTTTCTCAACCAATAACCGACTCTAGCGACCTCGACGACGTCGTCGCGACGCCGTCGGGCTTCAGAAGCAAACGATCGAACTCTGGCGAGGAATTTTCCCGTTTCAAGAGCTCCGATAATTACAGGGATCATGGCAGTCCGTACAGATTCAACGAGAAGCTGTTCTCGGACGCAACGGACGACGTTCCGGCGGAATACAAAAACAAGGACGAGAGGTGCGAGAAAGTCGTGAAGGACTCGATGGTCTGCATGGTCTGTAAGGACATGAAGAGCAACGGCAAGTACGAGCAGTGCTCCTACGTTCGGCAACCCAACGAGAAGAAGTACACGTACAGCAAATCGAGCTCCTACAAGAATCCCGAAAGACGAGCGTCGAAAGAGGACGAGGACTTCGAGAGCAAGCCAGTCAGAGAACGCTCGGACCTCGAATCGGAGAAACCGGACAGAGGATCCCACGAAGAGTCCAAGGAGTCCAACTGCAAGCAAGTGGAAAAGGACTCGAAGACCTGTACGGTTTGCAAGGACCCGGACACAGGAGCCAACTATGAAAAATGCTCGTACACCTATCAACCTGACGACAAGGTCTACAAATTCAGCAGCTCCAAGAGCATCGGGAGCCCGCGTTCGTCCAAGGACAGTCCAAGTTACGAAGGTAAATCCTCGGAGAAGCTGGAGAGAGACGACGAGTACAGAAGCGACTACTCGATCCCCGAAAGCTACTACGAGAAACGCCAGTCGCCTGGATCGAGCTCCTACTTCAAGGACGACGAGCCTAGCTCCGACAGCGAGTCCTTCGACTACGAGAAGTCCAGGTCGGAGTCGGAGAAGATCGCCAAGAGCATGGAACCGAGCAACTGCAAAGAGGTGCAGAAGGACTCGATGACCTGCAAGGTGTGCAAGGACCCTAAGACCGGAAGCAACTCCGAGCAGTGCTCCTACAGGTACCAGCCGACCGACAAGAGCTTCTCCTACACCAAGTCCAAGTCCTTTGGCACCCCGACGAAAGCTGAAGACAGGTCCTACGACGGATCGGAGAACAAGGAGAGCAGCGAACCGAAATCGTCCTTCGAAGAACGAGCCTACGAGTCCAAACCCGAGGCGAAGCAGGAGTTCACGACGAAATCTGCCCCGAAGAAGGTGGAAGCTGACTTCTACGACGCCTTTAAGAAGAAAGCAGAGATACAGAAGGTCCTGCAGGAGTTCCAAAAGGAGGATCGGTCTAATTGCAAGAAACTGATGCGCGATAAGATGACCTGCTACCAGTGCGTTGACGAGAAAGGCTTCCACAAGGAGGAATGCGCGTTTGTGACCGCCGACGAACCTGGGGAAGACAAAGCGGAGTACGCGGAGTCGAAGGAGGTCCAGGTGGAGCCTGTTAAGAAGTCCAGGTCAATGTTGATCGAGAAACGCATGGACAATGTTCCTCTGGACGCAGACGCTTCTGCCAGCGAGAATGTTTACAGTAAGAGGGAGTTACCTGGGACCAAGAACTCCGAGGAGGATGAGGCCAAGGAAGCAGAGGCCTACGAGTACGTGGCTGAGACCAGACCTGTCTTCGACAAGGTCCTCGGGCTGACGCTTCCGGCGTACATGCTGAGCACTTCCGATCACGAAGAGGAATTCGACAGGATCGTGTCCTCCAGTAGATTTTAA